The following proteins come from a genomic window of Lolium rigidum isolate FL_2022 chromosome 5, APGP_CSIRO_Lrig_0.1, whole genome shotgun sequence:
- the LOC124656376 gene encoding F-box/kelch-repeat protein At5g26960-like: MNAASARLQRSDPDPLRRAPEAAAMAAESCHSRSISWFVKSCIPADPSRHISVPVPMPIPITVPAAAPSTTTFCPPAQPPPPISSLPDDLILECLVRVPRASLPPLPAVCRRFADLLASHAFLQLRRARGLLQPSLLALSVSDHGGAAFAQALLQFRPGQPQQVQVSALPLPPALLHCGGSVFAHARAVALGRDIFLVGRGATLRVDALTGAARACAPTLFPRKKFAAAAVGGRIYVAGGSARTAAVEEYDPAADAWRVVADAPRRRYGCAGAGAGGVLYVAGGVAVSGDGARALEARVCAGSVDALHVASGAWARPRALPGGGCVVGACGVGDHLYVVASHAVELSFWRWHGGAGRGSDLRAGGGWVALEAPPMPRGSVGLGMAVRVAMVGIGLETVTAVMSAAAVRGHNAAVACPFEGMVLAYDIAGGKWSRAPDLPHGFRRAACAGVEC, from the coding sequence ATGAATGCAGCGTCGGCACGGCTGCAGAGGAGCGACCCCGATCCGCTCCGGCGAGCTCCCGaggccgccgccatggccgcggagAGCTGCCACTCCCGCAGCATCTCCTGGTTCGTCAAGTCCTGCATCCCCGCTGACCCCTCCCGTCACATCTCCGTCCCCGTTCCCATGCCCATCCCAATCACCGTCCCTGCTGCTGCTCCGTCCACTACCACCTTCTGCCCCCCCGCCCAACCACCGCCGCCCATCTCCTCCCTACCCGACGACCTCATCCTCGAGTGCCTCGTCCGCGTTCCCCGAGCCTCCCTCCCGCCGCTCCCCGCCGTCTGCCGCCGCTTCGCCGACCTCCTCGCATCCCACGCCTTCCTCCAGCTCCGCCGCGCGCGCGGCCTTCTCCAGCCGTCCCTGCTTGCCCTCTCCGTCTCCGACCACGGCGGCGCCGCCTTCGCCCAGGCCCTGCTCCAGTTCCGCCCAGGCCAGCCGCAGCAGGTCCAGGTCTCCGCGCTGCCGCTCCCGCCGGCCCTGCTGCACTGCGGCGGGTCCGTGTTCGCGCACGCGCGCGCCGTCGCGCTGGGCCGCGACATCTTCCTCGTCGGCCGCGGCGCCACGCTGCGGGTGGACGCGCTCACGGGCGCGGCGCGCGCCTGCGCGCCCACGCTGTTCCCGCGCAAGAAGTTCGCGGCGGCCGCCGTGGGCGGGCGGATCTACGTCGCCGGCGGGTCCGCGCGCACGGCCGCGGTCGAGGAGTACGACCCGGCGGCCGACGCGTGGCGCGTCGTCGCGGACGCGCCGCGTAGGAGGTACGGGTGCGCCGGGGCCGGGGCGGGCGGCGTGCTCTACGTCGCCGGCGGGGTCGCCGTGTCCGGCGACGGCGCGCGGGCGCTCGAGGCGCGCGTGTGCGCCGGGTCCGTCGACGCGCTGCACGTGGCGTCCGGCGCCTGGGCGCGCCCGCGGGCGctccccggcggcggctgcgtggTGGGCGCATGCGGCGTCGGTGACCATCTCTACGTGGTGGCCAGCCACGCCGTGGAGCTCTCCTTCTGGCGATGGCACGGCGGCGCCGGCCGTGGCAGCGACCTCAGGGCTGGCGGCGGGTGGGTGGCGCTGGAGGCGCCGCCCATGCCGAGGGGATCGGTGGGGCTTGGCATGGCGGTGCGGGTGGCCATGGTTGGCATCGGGCTTGAGACTGTGACAGCCGTGATGAGCGCAGCGGCCGTGAGGGGCCATAATGCGGCTGTGGCCTGCCCGTTCGAGGGGATGGTGCTGGCCTACGACATCGCCGGCGGCAAGTGGAGCCGAGCGCCTGACCTGCCGCACGGGTTCCGGCGGGCCGCCTGCGCCGGCGTCGAATGCTGA